A stretch of Candidatus Dadabacteria bacterium DNA encodes these proteins:
- a CDS encoding very short patch repair endonuclease: protein MADTVDAFTRSRIMSSVRGKNTKPEMMIRKALHARGFRYRLHSPGICGKPDLVLSRYRAAIFVHGCFWHGHDCHLFKIPSTRSEFWRAKINRNRQRDAEVRTSVLENGWRYLIVWECALRGKKRLDFETLMDRISAWIAGNDPEDQITGERNP from the coding sequence ATGGCTGACACAGTGGATGCGTTCACACGCAGCCGGATAATGTCCAGCGTCAGAGGAAAAAATACCAAACCGGAAATGATGATCCGAAAGGCTTTGCATGCGCGCGGTTTTCGCTACAGGCTTCATTCTCCTGGAATCTGTGGGAAACCCGATCTGGTTTTGTCACGCTACCGTGCTGCGATTTTTGTACACGGTTGTTTTTGGCATGGACATGACTGCCATCTTTTTAAAATTCCCTCAACACGATCGGAATTTTGGCGAGCCAAGATTAATCGAAACCGCCAGCGCGATGCAGAAGTTCGGACTTCTGTTTTAGAAAACGGCTGGAGATATCTTATAGTATGGGAATGTGCACTTAGGGGTAAAAAACGCCTTGACTTTGAAACTCTTATGGATCGCATTAGTGCTTGGATAGCGGGTAATGATCCGGAAGATCAGATCACAGGGGAGAGAAACCCGTGA
- the dcm gene encoding DNA (cytosine-5-)-methyltransferase: MKGNKGNSLYKQSFFRFIDLFAGVGGLRQGFDSLGGVCAFTSEWDKYAQQTYLANYRDGEDHIMAGDIRYVDVTDIPEHDLLLAGFPCQPFSIAGVSKKNALGHAHGFRCETQGTLFFDLARIIEHHRPKAFLLENVKNLVNHDKGNTFRIIRKTLVDDLGYHISCRVIDAKGFVPQHRERIFIAGFCEETDFSLEDVYIPDPLEGPRLGTILHPEDGTEGKDKHYTDYEGRVNSKYTLSDRLWRYLQDYARKHRRRGNGFGFGLVGPEDVARTLSARYYKDGSEILIRRKRGNPRRLTPRECSRLMGFDGPDQSDFLIPVSDNQAYRQFGNAVAVPVVECLARYMVPYLLNSEKASNYVSQEVVAT; encoded by the coding sequence ATGAAGGGGAACAAGGGAAATTCTCTTTACAAACAAAGTTTTTTCCGCTTCATTGATCTTTTTGCGGGGGTCGGGGGGTTGCGTCAGGGTTTTGATAGCTTAGGGGGGGTATGTGCCTTTACATCCGAATGGGATAAATATGCCCAGCAAACCTATCTGGCCAATTACCGTGACGGTGAGGATCATATTATGGCAGGTGACATCAGGTATGTAGATGTCACTGACATACCTGAGCATGATCTTCTTCTGGCGGGTTTCCCCTGCCAGCCTTTTTCGATTGCAGGAGTAAGCAAGAAAAATGCCCTTGGACATGCACACGGATTTCGTTGCGAAACTCAAGGCACTTTGTTCTTCGATTTGGCACGGATTATTGAGCATCATAGGCCGAAGGCATTTTTGCTTGAAAATGTAAAAAACCTTGTCAATCACGATAAGGGAAATACTTTTCGGATTATCCGCAAGACTCTTGTGGATGACTTGGGCTATCATATAAGCTGTCGGGTAATTGATGCCAAAGGATTTGTTCCACAACACCGCGAACGCATTTTCATTGCAGGCTTTTGTGAGGAGACGGATTTCTCTCTTGAAGATGTTTACATTCCTGATCCCCTTGAAGGGCCACGACTGGGGACAATTCTTCACCCTGAAGATGGAACCGAAGGAAAGGACAAGCACTATACCGACTACGAGGGCCGTGTGAACAGCAAGTACACTCTATCTGATAGATTGTGGCGATACCTTCAGGATTATGCGAGGAAACATCGCAGACGTGGAAACGGGTTTGGTTTTGGGCTTGTAGGACCTGAGGATGTCGCTCGTACTCTTTCTGCACGCTACTACAAGGATGGTTCGGAGATTCTTATAAGGCGCAAGCGAGGCAACCCGCGAAGGTTGACACCTAGAGAATGTTCGCGTCTCATGGGTTTTGACGGACCAGACCAATCGGATTTTCTGATTCCGGTCAGTGATAACCAAGCATACAGACAGTTTGGAAACGCGGTTGCCGTACCTGTTGTGGAGTGTCTAGCCCGTTACATGGTTCCATATCTGTTAAACAGTGAGAAAGCCTCCAACTATGTTTCTCAGGAAGTTGTGGCGACCTGA
- a CDS encoding septum formation initiator family protein: MRPQRFIRLAAYSVIAVAVALMFFNEISKVYFLKNENKRIEKRIEDLEAQNRAYREEIKALKQDERYIEKILREELGMIKDKEKIFRFKEE; the protein is encoded by the coding sequence ATGAGACCGCAAAGATTCATTAGGTTGGCTGCGTACTCGGTGATTGCCGTAGCGGTGGCCTTGATGTTTTTCAACGAGATTTCCAAGGTCTATTTTCTCAAGAACGAAAACAAGAGGATAGAGAAGAGGATAGAGGACTTAGAAGCGCAGAACAGGGCGTACAGAGAAGAAATAAAGGCCCTTAAGCAAGACGAAAGATACATTGAGAAAATACTGAGAGAGGAACTGGGGATGATAAAAGACAAAGAAAAGATATTCAGGTTCAAAGAAGAATAA
- a CDS encoding MBL fold metallo-hydrolase: MIIKCIPGGIFIENCYIIGDEDTNEAMLVDPGEQIAEISEEIEKSGLEVKKIVNTHTHLDHVAGVEAFKKMLGIPFYIHEKEQPVLDLLPEAKMRFPGFDFVEVPEVDGYVKEGETLSVGNLRGEILLVPGHTWGHICFVFGKSIIAGDTVFAGSVGRVDLTGGTSMTELVGSIRSEILQYPDHYEIHPGHGPQTTVGIEKRTNPFLVGTFAL, translated from the coding sequence TTGATAATAAAATGCATCCCGGGCGGGATATTCATTGAAAACTGTTACATCATAGGGGATGAAGATACGAACGAGGCTATGCTCGTTGATCCCGGAGAGCAGATAGCGGAGATATCCGAGGAAATCGAAAAATCAGGACTCGAGGTAAAAAAAATAGTTAATACCCACACGCACTTGGATCACGTGGCCGGTGTCGAGGCTTTCAAGAAAATGCTTGGCATACCCTTTTACATACACGAAAAAGAACAGCCCGTCCTTGATTTGCTTCCCGAGGCGAAGATGAGGTTCCCGGGATTTGACTTTGTCGAAGTCCCTGAGGTAGATGGTTACGTGAAAGAAGGAGAAACTCTTTCTGTGGGGAATCTCAGGGGAGAGATACTCCTTGTTCCGGGACATACCTGGGGGCATATATGTTTTGTTTTCGGAAAATCAATAATAGCTGGAGACACTGTTTTCGCTGGAAGCGTAGGAAGGGTGGATCTTACCGGGGGAACGAGCATGACGGAGCTTGTCGGGTCGATCCGCTCCGAGATTCTTCAATATCCCGACCATTACGAAATCCATCCGGGCCACGGCCCTCAAACGACAGTGGGAATTGAAAAAAGGACTAATCCTTTTCTCGTGGGAACTTTTGCTCTTTAG
- a CDS encoding acylphosphatase, which translates to MERRAVILVKGKVQGVFFRVSTAQTATELGIKGHVENLMDGNVRIVAEGTTENLEKLIEWCGEGPPRAKVESVEFKWLPPGGGFIDFRINRTQRRSD; encoded by the coding sequence ATGGAACGAAGAGCCGTTATCCTGGTAAAGGGAAAGGTGCAGGGAGTTTTCTTCAGAGTCTCGACGGCCCAAACAGCGACTGAGCTTGGCATCAAGGGACATGTCGAGAACCTCATGGATGGAAACGTCAGAATAGTCGCTGAAGGAACGACCGAGAATCTCGAAAAGCTGATTGAGTGGTGCGGAGAAGGACCGCCCCGCGCAAAGGTCGAATCGGTTGAATTCAAGTGGCTTCCACCCGGGGGCGGATTCATCGATTTTCGTATAAACAGAACTCAAAGGAGATCAGATTGA
- the thrC gene encoding threonine synthase encodes MSEYRAHFRCIDENCSETYPIDEIIYRCKKCDNLLDVQHDMETLGQKTPEQWKELFDSRYRKQVWPFGSGVWGKKEWVMPSIENEKIVSMYEGCTNLFWAERFGKQVGAEDLWIKMCGNSHTGSFKDLGMTVLVSAVNQMISDNVSIPAVACASTGDTSAALAAYCASAGIPSIVFLPKDKVSIAQLIQPISNGSLVLSLDTDFDGCMEMVQRITSEHNIYLANSINSLRIEGQKTISIELCQQFDWEVPDWVIIPGGNLGNVSALGKGFLMMYELGVIKKLPRIVCAQAQNANPLYLSYLKGFEEFTPVTAKKTLANAIQIGNPVSINKAISILRRFDGVVEQASEDELSHASAMADRTGTFNCPHTGVALAVFLKLLEKKVLSPKEKIVVVSTAHGLKFVEFKAGYHRSVLEGISSELSNVPVELPNDYKAVKNAIQSRIPVQ; translated from the coding sequence ATGAGTGAGTACCGAGCCCATTTCAGATGCATAGACGAGAACTGCTCTGAAACCTATCCCATCGACGAAATCATTTACAGGTGCAAGAAGTGCGACAATCTTCTTGACGTTCAGCACGACATGGAAACTCTGGGGCAAAAAACGCCCGAGCAATGGAAAGAGCTTTTTGACAGCAGGTACAGAAAGCAGGTCTGGCCTTTCGGAAGCGGCGTCTGGGGGAAGAAGGAGTGGGTTATGCCCTCAATCGAAAACGAGAAAATAGTTTCAATGTACGAGGGGTGCACGAACCTTTTCTGGGCCGAGAGGTTCGGAAAACAGGTAGGCGCTGAAGATCTCTGGATAAAGATGTGTGGCAACAGCCACACGGGATCCTTCAAGGATCTGGGGATGACCGTGCTCGTATCGGCCGTAAACCAGATGATAAGCGACAACGTGAGCATCCCGGCGGTAGCCTGCGCCTCAACTGGGGATACATCGGCTGCTTTGGCCGCCTACTGCGCGTCTGCAGGCATTCCTTCCATAGTCTTTCTCCCCAAAGACAAGGTATCCATTGCCCAGTTGATCCAGCCCATATCGAACGGATCTCTGGTTCTCTCCCTGGATACGGACTTTGACGGCTGCATGGAGATGGTCCAGAGAATAACCAGCGAGCATAACATTTATCTTGCAAATTCGATCAACTCCCTGCGCATAGAGGGACAGAAAACTATAAGCATAGAACTTTGCCAGCAGTTTGACTGGGAGGTCCCGGACTGGGTAATAATTCCAGGCGGCAACCTAGGCAACGTGTCCGCGCTCGGGAAGGGATTCCTGATGATGTATGAGCTCGGCGTCATAAAAAAACTTCCGAGAATAGTCTGTGCGCAGGCACAGAACGCAAACCCTCTTTACCTGAGCTATCTTAAGGGATTTGAAGAATTTACCCCCGTAACAGCGAAAAAAACCCTCGCAAATGCCATACAGATCGGAAACCCGGTAAGCATCAACAAGGCAATTTCGATCCTCAGGCGATTTGACGGAGTTGTGGAGCAGGCATCGGAAGACGAACTTTCCCATGCCTCGGCAATGGCGGACAGAACAGGCACGTTTAACTGCCCGCACACAGGAGTTGCACTCGCAGTGTTTTTGAAACTGCTTGAGAAAAAGGTTCTTTCTCCCAAGGAGAAGATAGTGGTGGTTTCCACAGCTCACGGGCTTAAATTCGTTGAGTTCAAAGCCGGCTACCATAGGTCCGTTCTTGAAGGGATATCTTCTGAGCTAAGCAATGTTCCGGTGGAACTTCCAAACGATTACAAGGCCGTAAAAAACGCAATACAAAGCAGAATTCCGGTCCAGTAG
- the pyrE gene encoding orotate phosphoribosyltransferase produces the protein MNKSREKLKLILKSKSILLGNFTLASGKQSSYYIDARLTTLDPEGAHLISEILLGEIAAQGGVTAVGGPSTGADPMVGAIISRSYEQDMPLRGFIVRKKEKEHGTGNMIEGGLTEGDSVAIVEDVITTGGSVLRAIDLVESAGAEVRGVLCVVDRGENTEKAFLERGCSFFSIFSVSELL, from the coding sequence ATGAACAAGAGCAGAGAAAAATTAAAACTAATTCTAAAAAGCAAATCAATCCTGCTCGGAAATTTCACTCTGGCATCGGGAAAGCAAAGTTCCTACTACATTGACGCCAGGCTCACGACTCTGGATCCTGAAGGCGCCCACCTGATATCAGAAATACTTCTGGGCGAAATCGCCGCTCAGGGAGGCGTAACGGCCGTCGGAGGACCGTCCACGGGCGCCGATCCGATGGTGGGAGCCATCATTTCCAGAAGTTATGAGCAGGACATGCCGCTTCGCGGATTCATAGTAAGAAAGAAGGAAAAAGAACATGGGACCGGGAACATGATAGAGGGCGGACTTACCGAGGGAGACAGTGTGGCAATAGTTGAGGACGTGATTACAACCGGTGGTTCCGTTCTAAGAGCCATTGATCTTGTCGAGTCCGCCGGAGCCGAGGTCCGTGGGGTCCTCTGCGTCGTCGACAGGGGAGAGAACACAGAAAAAGCCTTCCTTGAGCGGGGCTGTAGCTTTTTTTCCATATTCAGCGTTTCGGAACTTCTCTAG
- a CDS encoding inorganic phosphate transporter: protein MSVLLVVTLVLSAFLALNIGANNSAASMATSYGAGVRSKRQAVWLIAIFALLGALTAGAPVVETVGKGIVPAETLSSDIGFIFIILLLGIGFIVWANIVRTPIATTHAIVCAIVGIGLYTQTLNSDSFIRVLKWWILAPIVAWLINFAVAKFFYFKIVHYLASNFSEKRVNVILTVLITISGTFIAFSGGANNSANAIGPIVSLGLIDSYPGAILAGVAMGVGAILLGGRVLETLGKKITEICIIRAISVEFTAAVIILLASLYGIPVSIAEIVTAGVVGFSCAQHGFVQTSKNSHVVKIGFFWFVVPVITVGVSYYISLVYIKYGLSSYLSFLG from the coding sequence TTGAGCGTTTTACTTGTTGTAACACTTGTGCTTTCGGCATTTCTGGCCCTTAACATAGGAGCCAACAATTCCGCGGCGTCCATGGCGACATCGTACGGTGCCGGCGTAAGGTCGAAAAGACAGGCCGTATGGCTTATAGCTATCTTTGCTCTCCTCGGAGCGCTTACGGCCGGAGCGCCCGTGGTGGAGACCGTAGGCAAGGGAATAGTGCCGGCCGAGACCCTCTCTTCCGATATAGGCTTCATATTTATAATTCTGCTTCTCGGGATAGGTTTCATCGTCTGGGCGAATATAGTCCGCACGCCTATAGCCACCACCCACGCCATAGTGTGCGCCATAGTGGGAATCGGTCTTTATACTCAGACACTTAATTCCGACAGCTTCATCCGGGTGCTCAAATGGTGGATTCTGGCGCCGATAGTCGCCTGGTTAATAAATTTCGCCGTGGCAAAGTTTTTCTATTTCAAGATAGTCCATTACCTCGCAAGTAATTTCTCGGAGAAAAGAGTCAACGTCATCCTGACCGTGCTGATTACCATATCCGGAACTTTTATCGCCTTTTCGGGAGGCGCCAACAATTCCGCAAACGCCATAGGGCCGATAGTAAGCCTAGGGCTGATAGACTCCTATCCGGGCGCAATTCTTGCCGGTGTCGCAATGGGGGTGGGAGCAATTCTGCTTGGAGGCAGAGTTCTTGAGACCCTAGGGAAAAAAATAACGGAGATATGCATAATAAGGGCTATCTCGGTCGAGTTTACGGCTGCGGTAATAATACTGCTCGCTTCGTTATACGGAATTCCGGTTTCGATCGCCGAGATAGTAACAGCCGGAGTTGTGGGTTTTTCGTGCGCGCAGCACGGATTTGTCCAGACTTCCAAAAACAGCCATGTTGTAAAAATCGGTTTTTTCTGGTTTGTTGTTCCTGTGATAACCGTAGGGGTAAGTTATTACATATCCCTCGTATATATAAAGTACGGCTTGTCGTCGTATCTGAGTTTTTTGGGTTAA
- a CDS encoding phosphoadenylyl-sulfate reductase, translating into MKFSEKDVKNLNHEFERSSPEDILAWASANLDRSVALATSFQVQGMVLVDMFAKANPEARIFTLDTGRLHSHTYDVMDKTREKYNINIEVLFPDTAEVEEMVISHGVNLFYKSVENRRLCCQVRKTNPLNGYLKNLDAWIASIRADQTEQRAESSKFEIDYLHGKMLKINPILDWTADQVWDYVRKNDVPYNKLHDMGYPSIGCAPCTRAVEEGEDPRAGRWWWEQGSDKECGIHFSREPQS; encoded by the coding sequence ATGAAATTTTCTGAAAAAGACGTAAAGAATCTCAATCACGAGTTTGAGCGAAGTTCTCCTGAGGATATCCTCGCCTGGGCTTCTGCGAACCTCGACCGCTCGGTGGCGCTTGCAACCAGCTTCCAAGTCCAAGGCATGGTGCTTGTCGACATGTTCGCAAAGGCAAACCCCGAAGCGAGAATCTTCACTCTTGATACCGGGAGGCTTCATTCCCATACGTACGACGTCATGGACAAGACAAGAGAAAAATACAACATCAACATCGAGGTGCTTTTCCCCGACACGGCTGAAGTGGAGGAGATGGTGATCAGCCACGGGGTAAATCTTTTTTACAAAAGCGTTGAAAACAGAAGACTCTGCTGCCAAGTGAGAAAAACCAACCCGCTTAACGGATACTTAAAAAACCTAGACGCCTGGATTGCCTCCATAAGGGCGGACCAGACGGAGCAGCGGGCAGAGTCAAGCAAGTTTGAGATCGACTACCTGCACGGAAAGATGCTCAAGATAAACCCTATTCTTGACTGGACCGCCGACCAGGTATGGGACTACGTAAGGAAAAACGATGTTCCTTATAACAAGCTCCACGACATGGGATATCCAAGCATAGGATGCGCTCCCTGCACAAGGGCCGTTGAGGAGGGAGAAGATCCTAGGGCCGGCAGGTGGTGGTGGGAGCAAGGCTCGGACAAAGAATGCGGAATTCACTTCAGTCGCGAACCGCAGTCTTAA